Proteins from one Sphingopyxis terrae subsp. terrae NBRC 15098 genomic window:
- a CDS encoding TetR/AcrR family transcriptional regulator — protein sequence MSVAAKAPPKQDRARATYDRLLDVAGLLLAEEGIERISTNRIAAEAGLSPPALYRYFGDKYAVLEALGRRLMERQNAVLEAWIERHRSGGIAAMADHIGELLAKTATVTRAEPGAVWTLRALHATPRLVHVRLESHRHVTDRLTDACLPWLVGVPRETCWRWLRLAVEIGFAADEMLYEEDRVAADAVLADAARLLKASLQDLATDG from the coding sequence ATGAGCGTCGCGGCGAAGGCGCCGCCGAAGCAGGACCGCGCGCGCGCCACCTATGACAGGCTGCTCGATGTCGCGGGCCTGCTCCTCGCCGAAGAGGGCATCGAACGCATTTCGACCAACCGGATCGCCGCCGAGGCAGGGCTGAGCCCGCCCGCACTCTATCGCTATTTCGGCGACAAATATGCGGTTCTCGAAGCGTTGGGCCGCCGGCTGATGGAGCGGCAGAATGCAGTGCTGGAGGCGTGGATCGAGCGGCACCGGAGCGGCGGCATCGCGGCAATGGCCGATCATATCGGCGAACTGCTCGCCAAAACCGCCACGGTAACGCGCGCCGAGCCGGGCGCGGTGTGGACCTTGCGCGCGCTCCACGCGACCCCGCGACTCGTCCATGTCCGGCTCGAATCGCATCGCCACGTCACCGACCGGCTGACCGATGCATGTCTGCCCTGGCTCGTCGGCGTGCCGCGCGAGACTTGTTGGCGGTGGCTGCGCCTCGCGGTCGAGATCGGCTTCGCCGCCGACGAGATGCTCTATGAGGAAGATCGGGTCGCCGCCGATGCGGTGCTCGCCGACGCTGCGCGTCTGCTAAAGGCGTCGCTCCAGGATCTCGCGACGGACGGCTGA
- a CDS encoding DSD1 family PLP-dependent enzyme, translating into MSDDLTLHAHLVGRQGSRADLNTPVLVLDIEALDRNIAAMAGLAAARGIGLRPHAKTHKSVDIAKRQLAAGAAGVCCAKIGEAEALADGGITGILITSPVAAPRAIERLAALATRADLLMATVDHPDVAERIDAALAVQGATLDVLIDIDPGIARTGVASPEKAVDLARAIAALPTLRWRGVQYYCGSQQHIEDYAERRAAIAERTDYLKTALAALADAGFAAEIVSGSGTGTHHIDLDLGVFTELQAGSYVFMDKQYCDCDLTGDGAPPFEVALGVDARVVSANHSGLVTIDAGFKSLSTDGGVAVVRRGAPTDSFFAFMGDEHAALVAPGIGERMAPGDPVTLTVPHCDPTVNLYDHYHVVAGDTLVAIWPVSARGRAR; encoded by the coding sequence ATGAGCGACGATCTGACCCTGCACGCCCATCTTGTCGGTCGGCAGGGGTCGCGCGCCGACCTCAATACGCCGGTACTCGTCCTCGATATCGAGGCGCTCGACCGCAATATTGCGGCGATGGCCGGGCTGGCCGCCGCGCGCGGTATTGGCCTGAGGCCCCATGCCAAGACCCACAAGAGCGTCGATATCGCGAAGCGCCAGCTTGCAGCGGGCGCCGCCGGGGTCTGCTGCGCGAAGATCGGCGAAGCGGAGGCACTCGCCGACGGCGGCATCACCGGCATCCTCATCACCTCGCCGGTCGCCGCGCCGCGCGCGATCGAGCGGCTTGCGGCGCTGGCCACGCGCGCGGACCTGCTGATGGCGACGGTCGATCATCCCGATGTTGCGGAGCGGATCGATGCCGCGCTTGCGGTCCAAGGCGCGACGCTCGACGTGTTGATCGACATCGATCCCGGTATCGCGCGCACCGGGGTCGCCTCGCCCGAAAAGGCCGTCGACCTTGCCCGCGCCATCGCCGCGCTGCCGACGCTGCGCTGGCGCGGCGTCCAATATTATTGCGGGTCGCAGCAACATATCGAGGATTATGCCGAGCGCCGCGCCGCGATCGCCGAGCGCACCGATTATCTGAAGACGGCCCTCGCCGCGCTTGCCGACGCGGGCTTCGCGGCGGAAATCGTCAGCGGCTCGGGGACCGGAACGCACCATATCGACCTCGACCTCGGCGTCTTTACCGAGCTGCAGGCGGGCTCCTACGTCTTCATGGACAAGCAATATTGCGACTGCGATCTGACCGGCGACGGCGCGCCGCCGTTCGAGGTTGCGCTCGGTGTCGATGCGCGCGTCGTCAGCGCCAATCATAGCGGCCTTGTCACCATCGACGCGGGGTTCAAATCGCTGTCGACCGACGGCGGGGTCGCCGTGGTGCGGCGCGGCGCGCCCACGGACAGCTTCTTCGCCTTCATGGGCGACGAACATGCGGCGCTGGTCGCGCCCGGCATCGGCGAACGGATGGCGCCGGGCGATCCGGTGACGCTGACCGTCCCGCACTGCGACCCGACCGTCAATCTCTATGACCATTATCATGTCGTCGCAGGCGACACGCTCGTCGCCATCTGGCCGGTCAGTGCGCGCGGGCGCGCGCGATGA
- a CDS encoding D-arabinono-1,4-lactone oxidase: MATAEAGWSNWSGSVRAPATVARPTDEAALSALVREAAKVRAVGAGHSFMPLCQSDELIVSLDAMAGELSIAPDRQTARIPAGWSIKRLTEALWQHGLALANQGDVNPQALAGAMATGTHGTGVDLGSLSTFARGFRLIGADGAARWCDAQENSDLFAAQRLSLGLFGIATEIEVAVVPAFHLVEQIEKRRWDEIRESYDELAEQHRHIEFWIFPHAEHVILKTLTPCDPCDPPRSTSDVDESAFRRALDVAAFAPFLTPLLQRAMMKTRFDGERRGPAHSIFPSDRTIRFEEMEYELPRAVGLAALDAVIGWIRARRLPVTFPFEYRTVAADDIWMSPMNAGPVAAISMHQYAKMPWADHFAGAEAIFRAHGGRPHWAKRHTLTRADVDALYPMAERYRAVRRAADPHGKFLNPHLEALFS, translated from the coding sequence ATGGCGACGGCGGAGGCAGGATGGAGCAACTGGTCGGGTAGCGTCCGTGCCCCGGCAACGGTGGCGCGACCGACGGACGAGGCGGCGCTTTCCGCGCTGGTGCGCGAGGCCGCCAAGGTGCGCGCGGTCGGCGCCGGGCACAGCTTCATGCCGCTATGCCAGTCGGACGAACTGATCGTGAGCCTCGACGCGATGGCGGGCGAGCTCAGTATCGCCCCCGATCGTCAGACCGCGCGCATCCCGGCAGGATGGAGTATCAAGCGGCTGACCGAGGCGTTGTGGCAGCACGGCCTTGCGCTCGCCAACCAGGGCGATGTCAATCCGCAGGCGCTGGCGGGCGCGATGGCGACGGGCACGCACGGGACCGGCGTCGATCTCGGCTCGCTGTCAACCTTTGCACGCGGCTTCCGGCTGATCGGCGCCGACGGCGCGGCGCGCTGGTGCGACGCGCAGGAAAACTCCGATCTATTCGCGGCCCAGCGGCTGTCGCTCGGGCTGTTCGGCATCGCGACCGAGATCGAGGTCGCCGTCGTCCCCGCCTTTCATCTGGTCGAACAGATCGAGAAAAGGCGCTGGGACGAAATCCGCGAAAGCTACGACGAGCTTGCCGAGCAGCACCGCCACATCGAATTCTGGATTTTTCCGCACGCCGAACATGTGATCCTGAAGACGTTGACGCCGTGCGACCCGTGCGATCCGCCCCGCTCGACGAGCGATGTCGACGAAAGCGCTTTCCGCCGCGCGCTCGACGTCGCGGCCTTCGCGCCTTTTCTGACCCCGCTGCTCCAGCGCGCGATGATGAAGACGCGCTTCGATGGCGAGCGTCGCGGGCCCGCGCACAGCATCTTTCCGTCCGACCGCACGATCCGCTTCGAGGAAATGGAATATGAACTGCCGCGCGCCGTCGGCCTTGCCGCGCTCGACGCGGTGATCGGCTGGATTCGCGCCCGGCGTTTGCCCGTGACCTTTCCCTTTGAATATCGCACCGTCGCCGCCGACGATATCTGGATGAGCCCGATGAACGCGGGGCCGGTCGCTGCGATCTCGATGCATCAATATGCAAAAATGCCATGGGCTGATCATTTTGCTGGCGCCGAAGCGATTTTTCGGGCGCATGGGGGGCGGCCGCATTGGGCGAAGCGCCACACATTGACGCGCGCCGATGTCGATGCGCTTTATCCGATGGCCGAGCGCTATCGCGCGGTCCGCCGTGCTGCCGATCCCCACGGCAAATTTCTGAACCCGCATCTGGAGGCGCTGTTTTCATGA
- a CDS encoding N-acetylmuramoyl-L-alanine amidase has product MFSNKRWTIARRGRHNRVMGLILVLIATILSMPAAIAGDIRAVEIGDREVTLRFADVVAGALAFVLAGPDRIALDILGADPGRSPQGSGLVSAVRQGRPAADTARVVLDLARPAVVTDARFAADGRSLSLRLRPVSADEFERAAKTPRTEWQPPLNFRAKPPEKRYSVTVPIGAPKPAPALPKIEGPNNPRLPLVVIDAGHGGHDPGAISPHSGKREKDITLGIARAIRDDLVASGRVRVALTRSDDRFLVLEERYGIARRLKADLFISIHADAAENEEAHGASVYTLSEVASDREAARLAARENKANIINGVDLGAHSGEVSSILLDLTQRETMNVASDFARLLEREAADDVTFRTTAHRFASFVVLKAPDTPSILFETGFISNKEDAEFLASAAGQKKVARGVRDAIQLHFARQIAAVGR; this is encoded by the coding sequence ATGTTTTCGAATAAGCGCTGGACCATCGCGCGCCGGGGGCGGCATAACCGGGTGATGGGCCTGATCCTTGTCCTGATCGCGACGATCCTGTCGATGCCGGCGGCGATCGCGGGCGATATTCGCGCGGTCGAAATCGGCGACCGCGAGGTGACGCTGCGCTTTGCCGACGTCGTCGCGGGCGCGTTGGCCTTCGTCCTCGCCGGACCCGACCGCATCGCGCTCGACATTCTGGGCGCCGATCCTGGCCGTTCGCCGCAGGGCAGCGGGCTTGTCAGCGCGGTGCGCCAGGGGCGGCCGGCCGCCGACACGGCGCGCGTCGTGCTCGATCTGGCGCGGCCCGCGGTGGTCACCGACGCGCGCTTCGCCGCCGACGGGCGCAGCCTTTCGCTGCGCCTGCGTCCCGTCTCGGCCGACGAGTTCGAACGCGCCGCCAAGACGCCGCGCACCGAATGGCAGCCGCCGCTCAACTTTCGCGCCAAGCCGCCCGAAAAGCGCTACAGCGTCACCGTGCCGATCGGCGCGCCCAAGCCGGCGCCGGCGCTGCCCAAGATCGAAGGGCCGAATAATCCGCGCCTGCCGCTTGTCGTCATCGACGCTGGCCATGGCGGGCACGATCCGGGCGCGATTTCGCCGCACAGCGGCAAGCGCGAAAAGGATATCACGCTGGGGATCGCGCGCGCGATTCGCGACGATCTGGTCGCCAGCGGCCGCGTCCGCGTTGCGCTCACGCGCTCGGACGACCGCTTTCTGGTGCTCGAGGAACGCTATGGCATCGCGCGGCGGCTGAAGGCCGATCTGTTCATTTCGATCCATGCCGACGCGGCCGAGAATGAAGAGGCGCATGGCGCGTCGGTCTATACGCTGTCCGAAGTCGCCTCCGACCGCGAGGCGGCTCGGCTTGCGGCGCGCGAGAACAAGGCGAATATCATCAACGGCGTCGACCTGGGCGCGCACAGCGGCGAAGTCTCGTCGATCCTGCTCGACCTGACGCAGCGCGAGACGATGAATGTCGCGTCGGACTTCGCCCGTCTGCTCGAGCGTGAGGCGGCGGACGATGTCACCTTCCGCACCACCGCGCACCGTTTTGCATCCTTCGTCGTGCTGAAGGCCCCCGATACGCCGTCGATCCTGTTCGAAACCGGCTTCATCTCGAATAAGGAGGATGCGGAATTTCTCGCCTCGGCGGCGGGGCAGAAGAAGGTTGCGCGGGGCGTCCGCGATGCCATCCAGCTTCATTTTGCGCGGCAGATCGCCGCAGTCGGCCGCTGA
- a CDS encoding Rne/Rng family ribonuclease — protein MTTRMLIDARHREETRVAVTKGNRIEEFDFESAEHKQLKGNIYLAKVTRVEPSLQAAFVEYGGNRHGFLAFSEIHPDYYQIPKEDREALLREEAEHAAEAAMRAEEDLDELEGDVADVDEPGDDDAAVAAPQTIGEDSDDDGREDSADDADGEDGEESRDDRDDKGRRGRGRGRGRKGGRGRGRRDEDENGESRMSLRRKYKIQDVIRRRQVMLVQVVKEERGNKGAALTTYLSLAGRYCVLMPNTMHGGGISRKISNGADRRKLKAMIDELNLPPSMGCIVRTAGMSRTKTEIKRDFDYLARLWDEIREKTLGSSAPALIHSDSDLVKRAIRDIYHRDIEEVLVEGEEGYKAAKQFMKLLMPSHARRVKQYADPVSLYQRYGVEDQLAGMLNPVVQLKSGGYLVINPTEALVSIDINSGRSTREHNIEQTALSTNLEAAHEIARQLRLRDMAGLIVIDFIDMDHGSNVRKVERAMKDALKNDRARIQVGRISGFGLMEMSRQRLRTGVLEASTRPCPHCEGTGLVRTASSAGLSALRLIEEEAARGKGSKIILRASQEATFYLLNEKRRELRDIEDLYGVSVEILPDGETEGARMAIEVGGPPPVQRRSFAPIAPIEDDDDDDIVDEEDIEEEEEEAERPARRERERDEGDADGEGGRNKRRRRRRRGRRGRRDDEGNETAEGETASEEAEDGDDEVGADGAVETVAAEASEEGEAKPRRRRGGRGRKKVEAEAEAGDADTTAPEPEAVEAPAPEMPPADEKPKRKRAPRKTKAAIAAEAAAAEASSEAPDAPVAEVPVEEAEPAKPAPKKRASRSKKAAAAEAQPAEATASAPQGDAADEAVSVPAEADADGDAPAGEPRRGWWQRTFGN, from the coding sequence ATGACCACGCGCATGTTGATCGACGCGCGGCACCGGGAAGAAACCCGGGTCGCCGTCACCAAGGGAAACCGCATCGAGGAGTTTGATTTCGAGTCCGCCGAGCACAAGCAGCTCAAGGGCAATATCTATCTGGCCAAGGTAACCCGCGTCGAACCGTCGCTGCAGGCGGCGTTCGTCGAATATGGTGGCAATCGCCACGGCTTCCTGGCCTTCAGCGAAATCCACCCCGATTATTACCAGATCCCGAAGGAAGACCGCGAAGCGTTGCTGCGCGAAGAGGCGGAGCATGCCGCCGAAGCCGCGATGCGCGCCGAGGAAGATCTCGACGAGCTGGAAGGCGATGTGGCCGATGTCGACGAGCCCGGCGACGATGACGCCGCCGTTGCCGCCCCCCAAACCATCGGCGAGGACAGCGACGATGATGGCCGCGAAGATTCCGCGGACGACGCCGACGGCGAAGATGGCGAAGAATCGCGCGACGATCGCGACGACAAGGGTCGCCGGGGCCGCGGGCGTGGCCGGGGGCGCAAGGGCGGCCGCGGACGCGGACGCCGCGACGAGGACGAAAATGGCGAAAGCCGCATGTCGCTGCGCCGCAAGTACAAGATTCAGGACGTCATCCGTCGCCGCCAGGTGATGCTGGTGCAGGTCGTCAAGGAAGAGCGCGGCAACAAGGGTGCGGCGCTGACCACCTATCTGTCGCTGGCCGGCCGCTACTGCGTGCTGATGCCCAACACGATGCACGGCGGCGGGATCAGCCGCAAGATTTCAAATGGCGCCGATCGCCGCAAATTGAAGGCGATGATCGACGAGCTCAACCTGCCGCCGTCGATGGGCTGCATCGTCCGCACCGCGGGGATGAGCCGCACCAAGACCGAGATCAAGCGCGACTTCGACTATCTCGCCCGGCTTTGGGACGAGATCCGCGAAAAGACGCTGGGGTCGAGCGCGCCGGCGCTGATCCATTCGGACAGCGACCTTGTGAAGCGTGCGATCCGCGACATCTATCACCGCGACATCGAGGAAGTGCTCGTCGAGGGCGAAGAGGGCTATAAGGCGGCGAAGCAGTTCATGAAGCTGCTGATGCCCAGCCACGCCCGGCGCGTGAAGCAATATGCCGACCCCGTTTCGCTCTATCAGCGCTATGGCGTCGAGGATCAGCTTGCGGGGATGCTCAATCCCGTCGTCCAGTTGAAATCGGGCGGCTATCTGGTCATCAACCCGACCGAGGCGCTGGTGTCGATCGACATCAACTCGGGGCGCTCGACGCGCGAGCATAATATCGAGCAGACCGCACTCAGCACCAACCTCGAGGCAGCGCACGAAATCGCCCGCCAGCTCCGCCTGCGCGACATGGCGGGCCTGATCGTCATCGACTTCATCGACATGGATCATGGCTCGAACGTCCGCAAGGTCGAGCGCGCGATGAAGGATGCGCTCAAGAATGACCGCGCGCGCATCCAGGTCGGCCGCATCTCGGGCTTCGGCCTGATGGAAATGAGCCGCCAGCGGCTGCGCACCGGCGTGCTCGAAGCGTCGACGCGACCCTGCCCGCATTGCGAAGGCACCGGCCTCGTCCGCACCGCATCGTCGGCGGGTCTCAGCGCGCTGCGCCTGATCGAAGAGGAAGCCGCACGTGGCAAGGGCAGCAAGATAATCCTGCGCGCGAGCCAGGAAGCAACCTTCTATCTACTCAACGAAAAGCGCCGCGAACTGCGCGACATCGAGGATCTGTACGGCGTCAGCGTCGAAATCCTGCCCGACGGAGAAACCGAAGGCGCGCGCATGGCGATCGAGGTCGGCGGCCCGCCGCCCGTTCAGCGCCGCAGCTTCGCCCCGATCGCGCCGATCGAGGATGATGATGACGACGATATCGTCGACGAAGAGGATATCGAAGAAGAGGAAGAAGAAGCCGAACGCCCCGCGCGCCGCGAACGCGAGCGTGACGAGGGCGATGCCGATGGCGAAGGCGGACGCAACAAGCGCCGCCGGCGTCGCCGCCGCGGTCGTCGCGGTCGCCGCGATGACGAGGGCAACGAAACCGCCGAGGGCGAAACGGCTTCCGAAGAGGCCGAGGACGGCGACGACGAAGTCGGCGCCGATGGTGCGGTCGAAACCGTAGCCGCCGAAGCGAGCGAGGAAGGCGAAGCCAAGCCGCGTCGTCGCCGCGGTGGCCGCGGTCGCAAGAAGGTCGAGGCCGAAGCCGAAGCAGGCGACGCGGACACGACCGCGCCCGAACCGGAAGCCGTCGAAGCTCCCGCCCCCGAAATGCCGCCGGCTGACGAAAAGCCGAAGCGCAAGCGCGCGCCGCGCAAGACCAAGGCGGCGATCGCTGCCGAAGCGGCCGCTGCCGAAGCGAGCAGCGAAGCGCCCGACGCTCCTGTCGCCGAAGTGCCGGTAGAGGAGGCGGAACCTGCCAAGCCTGCGCCGAAGAAGCGCGCCAGCCGCAGCAAGAAGGCGGCCGCCGCCGAGGCGCAGCCCGCCGAAGCGACGGCAAGCGCACCGCAGGGCGATGCGGCGGACGAAGCCGTCTCCGTCCCCGCCGAGGCCGATGCCGACGGCGACGCCCCAGCGGGCGAACCCCGCCGAGGCTGGTGGCAGCGCACCTTCGGCAACTGA
- a CDS encoding M48 family metalloprotease — protein sequence MIAPSPSHILARLGAWRAALRLLMTLLAMVAVAARPVMAQSMLRDAETEALFQDMVDPLLVAAGLRPGQVRVHLLGDRSINAFVAGSQDIYVFSGLIETADSANEVQGVLAHELGHIMGGHAIRASDGAKTATGISLLSMLLGAAAIAAGGGDAGMGIMMAGQQAALGKYLAFSRVQEATADAAGAQYLSKAGISGRGSLDFFKKLQNLEFRYAVKQDDDQAYSRTHPLSGDRIQALREVYVVDPAWDKPSDPQLEARFQRVKAKLLGYMEEPERTLRKYPESDKSVPARYARAYAWHKSAYPQKALDEVDALIATNPEDPYFLELEGQVLLESGRPKEAIPPLRKAVANSKSQPLIASTLGHALIATEDPANFPEAEKVLKTAVALDNENPFAWYQLGIVYANRGDQARAALASAERYSLEGGQPMLALRNAEMAMQGLPQGSPDWIRAQDISMVARAEVERTRKRR from the coding sequence ATGATCGCCCCGTCCCCGTCCCACATCCTGGCCCGGCTGGGCGCCTGGCGCGCCGCGCTGCGCCTGTTGATGACGCTCCTCGCCATGGTGGCCGTTGCCGCGCGGCCGGTGATGGCGCAGTCGATGCTGCGCGACGCCGAAACCGAGGCGCTGTTCCAGGACATGGTCGACCCGCTGCTCGTCGCGGCGGGGCTGCGTCCCGGACAGGTGCGCGTCCACCTGCTCGGCGACCGCAGCATCAACGCGTTCGTGGCGGGCAGTCAGGACATCTATGTCTTTAGCGGCCTGATCGAGACCGCCGACAGCGCCAACGAAGTGCAGGGCGTACTCGCCCACGAGCTCGGCCATATCATGGGCGGCCACGCAATCCGCGCCAGCGACGGCGCCAAGACCGCAACGGGCATCTCGCTGCTCAGTATGCTGCTCGGCGCCGCGGCGATCGCGGCGGGCGGCGGCGACGCTGGAATGGGCATCATGATGGCAGGGCAGCAGGCCGCACTCGGCAAATATCTGGCGTTCAGCCGGGTCCAGGAAGCGACCGCCGATGCCGCCGGCGCCCAATATCTGTCGAAGGCGGGGATCAGCGGCAGGGGCAGCCTCGATTTCTTCAAGAAGCTGCAGAACCTCGAATTTCGCTATGCCGTCAAACAGGATGATGATCAGGCCTACAGCCGCACGCACCCGCTGTCTGGCGATCGCATCCAGGCGCTTCGCGAAGTCTATGTCGTCGATCCGGCGTGGGACAAGCCGAGCGACCCCCAGCTCGAGGCCCGCTTCCAGCGCGTGAAGGCCAAGCTGCTCGGCTATATGGAAGAGCCCGAGCGGACGCTGCGCAAATATCCCGAAAGCGACAAGAGCGTGCCCGCGCGCTACGCCCGCGCTTACGCCTGGCACAAGAGCGCCTATCCGCAAAAGGCGCTGGACGAGGTCGATGCCCTGATCGCCACCAATCCCGAAGACCCTTATTTCCTCGAACTCGAAGGCCAGGTTCTGCTCGAATCCGGTCGGCCCAAGGAAGCGATCCCGCCGCTGCGCAAAGCGGTCGCCAACTCGAAATCGCAGCCGCTGATCGCCTCGACCCTCGGCCATGCGTTGATCGCGACCGAGGATCCGGCCAATTTTCCAGAGGCCGAGAAGGTGCTGAAGACCGCCGTCGCGCTCGATAACGAGAATCCGTTTGCCTGGTATCAGCTTGGAATTGTCTATGCGAACCGCGGCGATCAGGCGCGCGCCGCGCTCGCCTCGGCGGAACGCTACAGTCTCGAGGGTGGACAGCCGATGCTCGCGCTGCGTAATGCCGAAATGGCGATGCAGGGCCTGCCGCAAGGGTCGCCCGACTGGATTCGTGCACAGGATATTTCGATGGTTGCGCGCGCCGAGGTAGAACGGACGCGCAAACGGCGCTAG
- a CDS encoding DsbA family protein, which translates to MTDKKDEYYQPWLRDPTPAPDPLPRADEGLAKPKDAPPVGIDVGRYTPQPAPARDPRVTGEQLKAGAARLWSAIRHGAAAFADWTIDVGERADIPARVEAMEIPRRTRDLAQRSGRGAARAARAIGRGSAKAARSAASASGEAWGKMALGDKVAKISSEAGRGIGEVAGKTKAGIGQVAGQVARAGKDGIGDAANKLRPAAEELAPPPSGLEQLLAREEAEARAADAGNAGDLPLFAGEAIPATLAETPAKAAATAIASDDDRTPHVTPPAKPKPARTKAMTAGRLPQRQGGMMDGVSTRTLLIGGIAALALLGATFWLGGRFGGGMSKSEVETIVGDYIRANPEIIPEALEAQRDREMAKAIDAIRPALEKPYAGAWAGNADGDVTLVVFTDYACGFCRASVPDVDRLVREDKRLKVVFRELPIISPQSRDAALMALAAARQGKYDAFHHAMFAASSLDPSAIAAAAQRAGVVTDGSADATANEALFQRELDANLAIATQLQLNATPTWVIGNQLLQGQVGYDTLKRAIAKARSKS; encoded by the coding sequence GTGACAGACAAGAAAGACGAATATTACCAGCCGTGGTTGCGCGACCCGACGCCGGCGCCCGATCCCCTGCCGCGCGCCGACGAGGGGCTGGCGAAGCCGAAGGACGCGCCCCCCGTCGGCATCGACGTCGGCCGCTATACGCCGCAGCCCGCTCCGGCGCGCGATCCGCGCGTCACGGGCGAGCAGCTGAAGGCGGGTGCGGCGCGGCTATGGAGTGCGATCCGGCACGGCGCTGCGGCCTTTGCCGACTGGACGATCGATGTCGGCGAACGCGCCGATATTCCCGCCCGCGTCGAGGCAATGGAGATACCGCGGCGGACGCGCGACCTTGCGCAGCGTTCGGGCCGCGGCGCCGCGCGCGCCGCGCGCGCCATCGGACGCGGATCGGCGAAGGCGGCGCGCAGCGCAGCAAGCGCGAGCGGCGAGGCGTGGGGCAAGATGGCGCTGGGCGACAAGGTCGCGAAAATTTCCAGCGAAGCCGGACGCGGGATCGGCGAAGTCGCGGGCAAGACGAAGGCCGGAATCGGCCAGGTCGCAGGTCAGGTTGCGCGCGCCGGCAAGGACGGCATCGGCGACGCCGCGAACAAGCTGCGTCCCGCCGCCGAAGAGCTTGCGCCGCCGCCCTCGGGGCTCGAACAATTGCTCGCGCGCGAAGAGGCAGAGGCGCGCGCCGCCGACGCCGGGAACGCGGGCGACCTGCCGCTCTTCGCCGGCGAAGCGATCCCCGCGACGCTGGCGGAAACGCCGGCCAAGGCAGCGGCAACAGCAATCGCGTCGGACGATGATCGCACCCCGCATGTCACGCCCCCGGCCAAGCCCAAGCCCGCGCGGACCAAGGCGATGACCGCGGGCCGCCTGCCGCAGCGCCAGGGAGGAATGATGGACGGCGTATCGACGCGAACCCTGCTGATCGGCGGCATCGCCGCGCTCGCGCTGCTCGGCGCGACCTTCTGGCTTGGCGGCCGCTTCGGCGGCGGCATGAGCAAGAGCGAGGTCGAGACGATCGTCGGCGACTATATTCGCGCCAATCCCGAAATCATCCCCGAGGCGCTGGAGGCGCAGCGCGACCGCGAAATGGCGAAGGCGATCGACGCGATCCGCCCCGCGCTCGAAAAGCCCTATGCCGGCGCCTGGGCGGGCAATGCCGACGGCGACGTCACGCTGGTCGTCTTCACCGATTATGCCTGCGGCTTCTGCCGGGCGAGCGTGCCCGATGTCGACCGGCTGGTCCGCGAGGACAAAAGGCTGAAGGTCGTGTTCCGCGAATTGCCGATCATCTCGCCGCAAAGCCGCGATGCCGCGCTGATGGCGCTCGCCGCCGCGCGGCAGGGTAAGTATGACGCCTTCCACCACGCGATGTTCGCAGCGAGTTCGCTCGACCCCTCGGCGATCGCCGCAGCGGCACAGCGCGCGGGCGTCGTTACCGACGGCAGCGCCGACGCGACCGCGAACGAGGCGTTGTTCCAGCGTGAACTCGACGCGAATCTGGCGATCGCGACCCAGCTCCAACTCAACGCGACTCCGACCTGGGTTATAGGCAACCAACTGCTCCAAGGCCAGGTCGGCTATGACACGCTGAAGCGCGCCATCGCCAAGGCCCGGTCCAAGAGCTGA